A part of Liolophura sinensis isolate JHLJ2023 chromosome 1, CUHK_Ljap_v2, whole genome shotgun sequence genomic DNA contains:
- the LOC135478850 gene encoding uncharacterized protein LOC135478850: MVTGPNGFSRQEEITYQNKKNHSYVLHAPVSGLYHLMLKAQSNKVNSSNSLTYDVELSPSPLKVSKESKTSRSFELMWERNDTNIKNFRLLVFKENDCLKEVHFEEQDAMEQAQGSCGSVGREKFGKKQVNFMYNVTDLFPYIEYTLKLYLKSEGVGENPDPATLTVRTNPEVPSKIKSINVTVEGAKNVSVCWSRPEPFPGPTGYTLTLMDLGEKSQKERGQVIAGFFSTCETIDDLEEFWLYKVRVMASTEAGNGPPTYTTEFRTLEAAPGKVTQLEIRQIQDTYHSLNVTWKAPLLRDRNANITNFTLTYKLSGMQYDNETVFTLPWSPSREARYAQTVSVEPEKNYTYEISAGSACCQGEVLTEIHYSPAGNPPQPTGCVIGCSDTKPSLSEPESARSFSLTITTDFFSNDTNGKITDYGLVVDAVQSNESTVSSTVANMKADHFIEFNNWYKANEDNFQIPYRATPLGWSFQTVGGSRSKREAAITLTVGEDTNCSTKGVDSFCNGPLLPGMDCRVKAFSCTAGGCTETKYVGGYRTKEEKDYKTITIAVSVSCGLAIIILLAVIVVITVRSKHQKKQKDTRRHERPRAEDLNMDPYETMKPVRQLLL; this comes from the exons ATGGTTACTGGACCAAATGGATTCTCTAGGCAAGAGGAGATTACGTACCAGAATAAGAAGAATCACAGTTATGTCTTGCATGCCCCGGTGTCTGGGTTATATCACCTGATGCTGAAGGCCCAGTCTAACAAGGTTAACTCCTCAAACTCTCTGACATATGATGTAGAGCTGT CTCCTTCTCCACTCAAGGTCTCAAAAGAGTCGAAAACATCACGGAGTTTTGAGCTGATGTGGGAAAGGAACGACACCAATATAAAGAATTTCCGCCTGCTAGTGTTCAAGGAAAATGACTGTTTGAAAGAGGTTCATTTTGAAGAACAGGATGCAATG GAACAAGCACAAGGGTCTTGTGGAAGTGTGGGTCGTGAGAAATTTGGGAAAAAACAggtgaacttcatgtacaatGTCACAGACTTGTTCCCTTACATTGAGTATACACTGAAGCTGTATCTGAAATCTGAAGGTGTAGGTGAGAATCCTGATCCGGCTACGCTGACCGTCAGAACGAATCCTGAGG tgcCATCTAAAATAAAAAGCATAAATGTGACAGTGGAAGGAGCTAAGAATGTGAGTGTATGTTGGAGTCGGCCAGAGCCTTTCCCTGGTCCTACAGGCTACACACTGACTCTGATGGATTTGGGAGAGAAATCACAGAAAGAAAGAGGGCAAGTTATCGCTG GTTTTTTTAGCACATGTGAGACCATTGACGATTTAGAAGAATTTTGGCTGTACAAAGTTAGAGTGATGGCTTCAACAGAGGCTGGAAATGGTCCACCCACATATACAACTGAATTTAGAACACTGGAAGCAG CTCCAGGTAAAGTGACCCAGCTGGAAATCAGACAAATACAGGATACGTATCACAGCCTGAATGTTACATGGAAGGCTCCGCTACTGAGAGACAGAAACGCCAACATCACTAACTTTACTCTGACCTACAAG CTGTCTGGAATGCAATATGATAATGAGACGGTATTCACCCTTCCCTGGTCACCATCCAGGGAAGCACGTTACGCACAAACAGTGTCTGTTGAACCTGAGAAGAATTATACCTATGAA ATATCTGCAGGGAGTGCGTGTTGCCAAGGTGAAGTGTTGACAGAAATACACTACTCTCCTGCTGGAA ATCCACCACAACCGACCGGCTGTGTGATAGGCTGCTCTGACACCAAACCCTCCTTGTCTGAACCAGAGAGTGCCAGGTCCTTCTCTCTCACAATCACAACAGATTTCTTCTCAAATGATACCAATGGAAAAATCACAGACTATGGCCTTGTGGTTGATGCAGTGCAAAGCAATGAATCTACAG TCTCCAGCACAGTGGCTAATATGAAAGCTGACCATTTTATAGAGTTTAACAACTGGTACAAAGCCAACGAAGATAATTTCCAAATTCCCTACAGAGCTACCCCTTTAGGCTGGTCTTTTCAGACAG TTGGTGGTAGTCGATCTAAGAGGGAAGCAGCTATTACATTAACTGTGGGAGAAGACACAAACTGTAGTACAAAAGGTGTGGACAGTTTCTGTAACGGTCCCCTGCTTCCAGGCATGGATTGCAG AGTGAAAGCCTTTTCCTGTACTGCAGGGGGATGCACTGAGACGAAGTATGTTGGGGGATATAGAACCAAAG AGGAAAAGGATTACAAGACAATAACCATTGCTGTCAGCGTGTCATGTGGCCTGGCGATAATCATTCTTCTCGCCGTTATTGTTGTGATCACAGTGCGATCTAAACATCAGAAGAAACAAAAGGACAC GCGTCGTCATGAGAGGCCTAGGGCTGAAGACTTGAATATGGATCCTTATGAGACAATGAAACCAGTAAGACAGTTGTTGTTATAG